A window of Clupea harengus unplaced genomic scaffold, Ch_v2.0.2, whole genome shotgun sequence contains these coding sequences:
- the LOC122130902 gene encoding dynein axonemal heavy chain 1-like isoform X1 — protein sequence MDSRLEKQNHPHGFGVSLPRLPSKQLDLKPAPSQSHRNILPPVRTYPLIEQKGFYSELITTSAKPRLQSYTHGPQTQQSLLCQAGYEWNTPNVTTFCTPPELHSIVDKEKHGPTTQQSLLTDFPSSCYTAKVQLPYQCQHGKLPRKIEIERRRREYLTMDLSELLAEQGIDSNLLIPRHRINVESTDKPNDPALSVSNYLTLEIFDNEEFDCRTPQDWLALGIEPGSAERKPVPAKSLLPNYDKIPNGKFACEIWNHGACSSAFSQGCFACLAIV from the exons ATGGATTCAAGACTGGAGAAGCAAAACCATCCCCATGGGTTTGGGGTATCCCTGCCCCGCCTTCCCAGTAAGCAATTGGATCTCAAACCTGCCCCATCGCAATCTCACCGGAACATACTTCCGCCGGTCAGGACGTACCCTTTGATTGAACAAAAGGGGTTCTACTCTGAACTCATCACTACATCAGCCAAGCCTCGACTTCAG TCTTATACCCATGGACCACAGACTCAGCAGAGTTTACTATGCCAAGCAGGATATGAATGGAACACCCCAAACG TCACAACTTTCTGCACCCCTCCGGAGCTGCACAGCATTGTGGATAAGGAGAAGCATGGCCCCACCACTCAGCAGTCGCTGCTGACCGACTTCCCCTCATCGTGCTACACTGCCAAGGTGCAGCTGCCCTACCAGTGCCAACATGGAAAACTGCCCCGCAAGATCGAGATTGAAAG ACGGAGGCGAGAGTATCTTACGATGGACCTTTCTGAGCTGTTGGCAGAACAGGGCATTGACTCCAACCTCTTAATCCCAAGACACCGGATAAATGTGGAAAGCACAGATAAACCAAATGACcccgctctctctgtgtcaaacTACCTGACCCTGGAG ATATTTGACAATGAGGAGTTTGACTGCCGCACCCCTCAGGACTGGCTAGCCTTAGGCATTGAGCCTGGGTCTGCTGAGAGGAAGCCAGTCCCTGCTAAATCCTTGCTGCCCAATTATGACAAGATTCCAAATGGCAAGTTTGCTTGTGAAATTTGGAACCATGGAGCATGCAGTTCAGCCTTTTCCCAAGGATGTTTTGCATGCTTGGCCATCGTGTAA
- the LOC122130902 gene encoding dynein axonemal heavy chain 1-like isoform X2 — MDSRLEKQNHPHGFGVSLPRLPSKQLDLKPAPSQSHRNILPPVRTYPLIEQKGFYSELITTSAKPRLQSYTHGPQTQQSLLCQAGYEWNTPNVTTFCTPPELHSIVDKEKHGPTTQQSLLTDFPSSCYTAKVQLPYQCQHGKLPRKIEIERRRREYLTMDLSELLAEQGIDSNLLIPRHRINVESTDKPNDPALSVSNYLTLET; from the exons ATGGATTCAAGACTGGAGAAGCAAAACCATCCCCATGGGTTTGGGGTATCCCTGCCCCGCCTTCCCAGTAAGCAATTGGATCTCAAACCTGCCCCATCGCAATCTCACCGGAACATACTTCCGCCGGTCAGGACGTACCCTTTGATTGAACAAAAGGGGTTCTACTCTGAACTCATCACTACATCAGCCAAGCCTCGACTTCAG TCTTATACCCATGGACCACAGACTCAGCAGAGTTTACTATGCCAAGCAGGATATGAATGGAACACCCCAAACG TCACAACTTTCTGCACCCCTCCGGAGCTGCACAGCATTGTGGATAAGGAGAAGCATGGCCCCACCACTCAGCAGTCGCTGCTGACCGACTTCCCCTCATCGTGCTACACTGCCAAGGTGCAGCTGCCCTACCAGTGCCAACATGGAAAACTGCCCCGCAAGATCGAGATTGAAAG ACGGAGGCGAGAGTATCTTACGATGGACCTTTCTGAGCTGTTGGCAGAACAGGGCATTGACTCCAACCTCTTAATCCCAAGACACCGGATAAATGTGGAAAGCACAGATAAACCAAATGACcccgctctctctgtgtcaaacTACCTGACCCTGGAG ACTTAA